The proteins below are encoded in one region of Luteolibacter sp. Y139:
- a CDS encoding YceH family protein — MLHFPEIQLTFQEARVLGCLLEKEILTPDSYPLTPNSLLLACNQTTSRDPITRFTGDEVAEALRGLSEKYLVEKNLGGRSPKFEHCIQDVLSMQRSERAVLTILLLRGPQSAGEIRQRTDRLHTFSSLEEVEETLTWFIDYPHGPLVRRIPVGEGRRVETFVQLLSPAAADGFSGTVTPSAAADTPAENDWRAAIEARLASLEAEIAELKAGQAPRSADRNP, encoded by the coding sequence ATGCTGCACTTCCCTGAAATCCAGCTCACCTTTCAAGAAGCCAGGGTCCTCGGCTGCTTGTTGGAAAAGGAAATCCTCACGCCCGACAGCTATCCGCTCACGCCCAACTCCCTGCTGCTGGCCTGCAACCAGACCACCAGCCGGGACCCTATCACCCGCTTCACCGGGGACGAAGTGGCGGAGGCCCTGCGCGGACTTTCGGAGAAATACCTGGTCGAAAAGAACCTCGGCGGCCGTTCCCCGAAGTTCGAACACTGCATCCAGGACGTGCTGAGCATGCAGCGGAGCGAGCGCGCCGTCCTGACCATCCTTCTGCTGCGCGGTCCCCAGAGCGCCGGGGAAATCCGCCAGCGCACCGATCGGCTGCACACCTTCTCCTCCCTTGAGGAAGTGGAAGAGACGCTCACGTGGTTCATCGACTACCCGCACGGTCCGCTTGTCCGCCGCATCCCCGTCGGCGAAGGCCGCCGGGTCGAGACCTTCGTCCAGCTCCTTTCACCCGCCGCCGCAGACGGCTTCTCCGGTACCGTCACTCCTTCCGCCGCCGCCGACACTCCTGCGGAGAACGATTGGCGTGCCGCCATCGAGGCGCGACTCGCCAGCCTCGAGGCCGAGATCGCAGAGCTCAAAGCCGGCCAGGCGCCGCGATCCGCCGATCGTAATCCGTGA